Proteins encoded together in one Bradyrhizobium sp. CB82 window:
- a CDS encoding LysR family transcriptional regulator → MTDRLLALTLFVRVAHTGSFSRAGKDLGLSQPSASRHIASLEREVGAALFARSTRAVVLTEAGADYLAKVEPALAILEEATQAIHGKGVLRGVLRIGLSPSMAIREVIPRLPAFISKHPALRIDLAMDDGRQDLIRSAIDVAIRSGKLEDSSATLRRVGSNPLLIAASPAYLKRAGYPKTPNDLSGHPVLIGVPGSNGVCCFEKNGRTVSIKVEAPLSGNINEAAVAGGVAGIGIVACSLWGCRAELKSGALVQILKDWNMGAADVNAIFPAGRGAKLAARAFVEHFAKSLKTNP, encoded by the coding sequence ATGACTGATCGCCTCCTTGCTCTAACACTCTTCGTCCGTGTCGCACATACCGGTAGCTTCTCGCGTGCCGGCAAGGATCTCGGACTTTCGCAACCTTCGGCGTCCCGACACATCGCGTCGCTCGAACGCGAGGTAGGCGCGGCCCTCTTCGCGAGATCGACAAGGGCCGTCGTGCTCACCGAAGCCGGGGCGGACTACCTCGCGAAGGTCGAGCCCGCGCTTGCCATTCTGGAAGAAGCGACACAAGCCATTCACGGCAAGGGCGTACTTCGCGGCGTGCTCCGGATAGGGTTGTCGCCTAGCATGGCGATCCGGGAGGTCATACCGCGACTTCCCGCCTTCATTTCGAAGCACCCTGCGCTGCGGATCGATTTGGCGATGGACGACGGTCGCCAAGACCTTATCAGGAGCGCGATCGACGTCGCGATCAGGTCCGGAAAGTTGGAGGATTCCTCCGCGACTCTAAGACGGGTAGGATCAAATCCTCTGCTCATCGCCGCCTCGCCGGCCTACCTGAAACGGGCTGGCTACCCGAAAACGCCGAACGATCTGTCAGGACATCCCGTGTTGATTGGTGTCCCGGGCTCGAATGGCGTCTGTTGCTTCGAGAAGAACGGGAGAACCGTTTCCATAAAGGTGGAAGCTCCTCTGTCGGGGAACATCAACGAAGCGGCAGTGGCTGGCGGCGTCGCCGGAATCGGGATCGTGGCCTGCAGTCTCTGGGGCTGTCGCGCCGAACTCAAGTCGGGTGCGTTAGTGCAGATCCTCAAGGATTGGAACATGGGCGCCGCCGACGTAAACGCCATATTCCCGGCCGGACGCGGAGCGAAACTCGCGGCGCGCGCGTTCGTTGAACATTTTGCGAAGAGCCTCAAGACCAATCCGTGA
- a CDS encoding YiiX/YebB-like N1pC/P60 family cysteine hydrolase produces MGWMFDNVERLIARLQKPANRCEPLTSDAATTALRHTLQPGDVLLVEGKGRLSSSIKYITQSTWSHSALYVGPISGATNGGEPHVLIEANIDEGVVSAPLSKYLHCQTRICRPVGLSDADREQVCRYAFERIGLGYDFKNVIDLMRYLFPCPFTQRWRQRTIALGSGDSRRIICSSLIAQAFDSVRYPILPNITHMENKSGRCEIAEIRHSSLYAPRDFDLSPYFMVVKPTLPAGFNYKNMRWADLQVDAAQATLAPDIKRGIAAMIQPDIT; encoded by the coding sequence ATGGGCTGGATGTTCGACAACGTCGAACGTTTGATCGCCCGGCTGCAGAAGCCGGCCAATCGATGTGAGCCCCTCACCTCGGACGCTGCAACGACTGCCCTACGCCACACTCTTCAACCCGGTGACGTCCTGCTGGTCGAGGGCAAAGGTCGTCTTTCCAGCAGCATCAAATATATCACTCAGTCGACATGGTCGCATTCGGCGTTGTACGTCGGACCGATATCGGGCGCCACAAATGGCGGCGAGCCGCACGTCCTGATTGAAGCCAATATCGACGAAGGGGTCGTGTCGGCCCCTCTGTCGAAGTATTTGCATTGCCAAACCCGCATATGCCGGCCAGTCGGCCTAAGCGATGCGGACCGCGAACAGGTCTGCCGTTACGCATTCGAACGGATAGGTCTCGGCTACGATTTCAAAAACGTCATCGACCTCATGCGCTATCTATTCCCTTGTCCATTCACGCAACGTTGGCGTCAACGAACCATCGCGCTCGGCTCCGGCGATTCGCGTCGGATCATCTGTTCGTCTCTGATTGCGCAGGCATTCGACTCCGTGCGTTACCCGATCCTGCCCAACATCACGCACATGGAGAACAAGTCCGGGCGGTGCGAGATCGCCGAGATCCGTCATTCGTCTCTATATGCGCCGCGCGACTTCGATCTATCGCCCTACTTCATGGTGGTGAAGCCCACACTACCCGCCGGCTTCAACTACAAAAACATGCGCTGGGCAGATCTCCAAGTTGACGCCGCACAGGCTACACTTGCGCCAGACATAAAACGCGGGATCGCGGCAATGATTCAGCCCGACATTACGTAA
- a CDS encoding Crp/Fnr family transcriptional regulator, producing MYEVRNRLLRLLPPDELEHVLLLSEEVPLTKRQVLHRYGVRMQHVYFIESGLVSVGAKVGPQEFVEVWLIGSEGLAGIHLALTAKTQPMHRRIVQVAGEANRLTVDRFQEAIARLPTFRSVVHAYIASVLIQIAQSGACNTSHQLQQRLARWLLLARNALGSDEIPLTHQVLAQLLGVRRAGVTDCLLQLRRDGLIEMMRGCLVVRDAFRLAQISCHCWSLIEREYERQLLNIGTPNSKSLVHGNR from the coding sequence ATGTATGAAGTGCGCAACAGATTACTACGTCTGCTCCCACCTGATGAACTCGAGCACGTTCTGTTGCTCTCTGAAGAGGTGCCGCTTACGAAGCGGCAAGTTCTTCATCGCTACGGCGTTCGCATGCAACACGTCTATTTCATTGAGAGTGGTCTTGTGTCGGTCGGTGCCAAGGTGGGGCCGCAAGAGTTCGTTGAGGTGTGGTTGATCGGTTCAGAAGGGCTAGCGGGAATACATCTCGCGTTGACGGCAAAAACGCAGCCGATGCACCGTCGAATTGTGCAGGTCGCCGGCGAGGCTAATCGACTCACGGTGGATCGATTTCAGGAGGCGATTGCTCGGCTGCCGACTTTCCGCAGCGTGGTGCATGCCTATATCGCTTCCGTGCTTATTCAGATCGCCCAATCAGGGGCATGTAATACGTCCCATCAACTACAGCAGCGCCTTGCGCGATGGCTCCTGCTCGCTCGCAATGCCTTGGGATCTGACGAGATCCCTCTCACACACCAAGTGCTTGCTCAGCTTCTCGGAGTGCGTCGTGCTGGCGTTACGGACTGCCTTCTTCAACTCAGGAGGGATGGGCTTATCGAAATGATGCGTGGCTGCCTCGTCGTCCGCGACGCTTTTCGGCTGGCGCAGATCTCCTGCCATTGCTGGAGCTTGATCGAGCGCGAGTACGAGCGGCAACTACTGAATATTGGCACTCCGAACAGCAAATCGTTGGTGCATGGGAACCGATAG
- the gorA gene encoding glutathione-disulfide reductase yields MFVIGGGSGGVRAARVAAGYGAKVMLAEEYRLGGTCVIRGCVPKKLFVYAGRFRSTFDEATQFGWHLPVPRFDWPSLVAAKDREIARLEGLYGAGQERAGVGVVRSRAVLDDAHTVRLLQDGRRVRARTILIATGARPALPPFEGIELGITSDDVFDMKTFPRKLVVGGAGYIAMEFAGLFAALGSDVTVVCRGSNVLRGFDEDVRQAIAGSYTNRGIKLMFCDSICRLKRRHGDVGGGDDAGRIDVTTERGGRLVADQVLLAFGRAPNTNSLGLDRAGVKTAADGGIIVDANSRTNIDNIYAVGDVSNQFNLTPVAIREGQAFADTVFGKKAWQVDYSNIPTAVFSSPEIGTVGLTELEARAQYLAVDVYKVRFRPLKAAVTGDCEASLLKVVVDSESDRILGIHIFAHEASELIQVLAIAIGSGATMKDFMSVMAVHPTVGEEIVGMRTPTVRYDRRDAASLVSSAAV; encoded by the coding sequence CTGTTCGTCATCGGCGGCGGTTCAGGAGGCGTACGGGCAGCGCGCGTTGCAGCCGGGTATGGCGCGAAGGTGATGCTCGCCGAGGAGTACCGGCTGGGAGGGACGTGCGTTATCCGCGGCTGCGTGCCGAAGAAGCTGTTTGTCTACGCGGGTCGCTTCCGCAGCACATTCGACGAGGCTACACAATTCGGTTGGCACTTACCGGTTCCTCGCTTCGACTGGCCGTCGCTCGTGGCGGCGAAGGACCGCGAGATTGCACGTCTGGAAGGGCTGTATGGCGCCGGCCAAGAACGTGCAGGCGTCGGGGTCGTGAGGTCTCGCGCTGTGCTCGACGACGCGCATACGGTGCGCCTCCTCCAGGACGGCCGCCGCGTGCGGGCGCGCACGATTTTGATCGCAACAGGCGCACGCCCCGCACTGCCTCCCTTCGAGGGCATTGAGCTCGGTATCACCTCGGATGACGTCTTCGACATGAAGACATTCCCCAGGAAGCTTGTCGTTGGGGGCGCCGGATACATTGCAATGGAGTTCGCCGGTCTGTTCGCCGCGTTGGGAAGTGACGTCACCGTCGTCTGCCGCGGAAGCAATGTCCTGCGCGGCTTTGACGAGGATGTGCGCCAAGCGATAGCCGGGTCCTACACGAATCGTGGCATTAAGCTGATGTTTTGCGACAGCATCTGCCGCCTCAAGAGACGTCACGGGGACGTTGGCGGTGGCGACGACGCAGGAAGGATAGACGTTACGACCGAACGGGGCGGGAGGCTGGTCGCCGACCAGGTACTGCTCGCCTTCGGGCGCGCTCCGAACACGAATTCGCTCGGACTCGACCGCGCCGGGGTCAAGACTGCAGCAGACGGCGGAATCATCGTAGACGCTAACTCGCGCACGAACATCGATAATATCTACGCTGTGGGCGATGTGTCGAACCAATTCAACTTAACGCCCGTCGCTATCCGCGAAGGCCAAGCGTTCGCCGACACGGTGTTCGGCAAAAAGGCTTGGCAGGTCGACTACTCCAATATACCAACCGCGGTCTTCTCCAGCCCGGAGATCGGCACTGTTGGTCTGACGGAGCTGGAAGCCAGAGCTCAGTACCTCGCAGTCGACGTCTACAAGGTCCGCTTCCGCCCGCTGAAGGCGGCCGTAACGGGGGATTGCGAGGCCTCTCTTCTGAAGGTCGTCGTGGATAGCGAGTCTGACCGGATCCTCGGGATCCATATCTTCGCTCACGAGGCCAGCGAGTTGATCCAGGTGCTCGCGATCGCCATAGGCAGCGGAGCAACCATGAAAGACTTCATGTCGGTCATGGCGGTGCATCCAACAGTTGGCGAGGAGATCGTCGGAATGCGTACGCCGACCGTGCGTTACGATCGGCGCGACGCCGCATCACTCGTCTCAAGCGCCGCTGTTTGA
- a CDS encoding DNA starvation/stationary phase protection protein yields the protein MSLEDTRKRREAPLHTPSKLGFNATTDISAALSVLLADVFALYVKSKNFHWHISGPHFRDYHLLLDEQAAQIFAMTDDIAERARKIGGTTIRSIGHIARVKHIKDNDADFVTPDGMLAELKEDNLALSQRLRQTRNICDEHGDAASASLIENWIDEAERRTWFLFELTRRA from the coding sequence ATGAGTTTAGAGGACACGAGAAAGCGCCGTGAGGCACCACTCCACACTCCGAGCAAGCTCGGCTTCAATGCCACCACAGATATTTCTGCCGCCCTCTCCGTGCTTCTGGCAGATGTGTTCGCGCTTTACGTCAAGTCCAAGAACTTCCATTGGCACATTTCAGGTCCGCACTTCAGGGACTACCACCTTCTTCTTGATGAGCAGGCGGCGCAGATTTTCGCGATGACGGACGACATCGCAGAACGCGCCCGCAAGATCGGGGGCACAACAATTCGCTCGATCGGCCACATCGCCAGAGTGAAACATATCAAGGACAATGACGCCGATTTCGTCACACCGGATGGCATGCTAGCCGAGCTGAAAGAAGACAACCTCGCGCTCAGCCAGCGCCTGCGCCAGACACGTAATATCTGCGACGAACATGGCGATGCAGCTTCAGCTAGCCTGATCGAGAACTGGATCGACGAGGCGGAACGTCGTACATGGTTCCTGTTCGAGTTGACTAGAAGGGCTTGA
- a CDS encoding GMC oxidoreductase, which yields MSQEAFDIVVVGAGAAGCVVASYLAEHTDVSIALIEAGDTDRDPFIHIPAGFAKILAQDRHVWKYETVPQHGTKRAYRSGKVLGGGSSINAMAYVRGQKRDFAAWQATVGDTGKWSYEDLLPVFMAQEHNDTFHDEYHGINGGLSIQQPKGINELNQYCLKAFQEYGLPYNPDYNGESQIGVSPVQSTVGHQRRCSAVDAYLRRHLASGRVTLLTGKTVVRVLVENNRVVGVELVDDEMIMAGEVVLSAGSVHSPKILMHSGIGPPEQLRQHGVAVIVDSPEVGENLQDHAIVPVRAYVKGDLGYQAAAHGLGSVKAGLRYFVTKDGPAAGNGIETVSHWNPSDFTAEPTIQCYHVPIVATGGVSPTGDRSGITFELVVLQPKSRGWVRLADSHPTSMPLINPNFMGEEEDLRAAVESVRAIREVMAQESLAPVIEEEIDPGPHIQSDAEIGEWVKGAVTTMFHPVGTCRMGQDARAVVDARLRVRGVDGLRVIDASIMPNITSGNTNAPTQALARHAAAMLVEDLKQS from the coding sequence ATGTCTCAAGAAGCCTTCGATATCGTCGTTGTTGGTGCAGGGGCGGCCGGATGTGTGGTCGCGAGTTATCTTGCCGAACACACCGATGTTTCGATCGCGCTGATCGAAGCAGGCGACACGGACCGCGATCCGTTCATCCATATTCCTGCCGGCTTTGCCAAAATATTGGCCCAAGATCGGCATGTCTGGAAATACGAGACAGTGCCCCAGCACGGCACCAAGCGAGCATATCGCTCAGGCAAGGTGCTCGGCGGTGGTTCCTCGATCAACGCGATGGCCTATGTCCGAGGCCAGAAGCGCGACTTCGCCGCGTGGCAGGCCACGGTCGGCGATACCGGCAAATGGTCGTACGAAGATCTGCTTCCCGTCTTCATGGCGCAGGAACACAACGACACGTTCCACGACGAATATCACGGCATCAATGGTGGTCTGTCGATCCAGCAGCCCAAGGGCATCAACGAGCTGAACCAATACTGCCTCAAAGCCTTCCAGGAATATGGGCTTCCCTATAACCCCGACTATAACGGCGAGAGCCAGATCGGCGTCTCGCCGGTGCAGTCAACGGTCGGGCACCAGCGGCGGTGCAGCGCAGTCGACGCTTATCTCCGTCGGCACCTCGCTTCGGGCCGCGTCACTCTTCTGACCGGCAAGACCGTTGTTCGCGTCCTCGTCGAGAACAATCGAGTCGTCGGCGTCGAGCTCGTGGATGACGAGATGATCATGGCCGGCGAGGTTGTGCTGTCGGCCGGTTCGGTCCATAGCCCGAAGATCCTCATGCACTCGGGCATCGGGCCACCGGAGCAGCTTCGCCAGCACGGCGTCGCCGTTATCGTCGATTCTCCGGAGGTGGGCGAAAATCTCCAGGACCATGCGATCGTGCCGGTCCGCGCCTATGTAAAGGGCGATCTGGGTTACCAAGCGGCCGCACATGGCCTAGGTAGCGTGAAGGCGGGCCTGCGCTATTTCGTCACCAAGGATGGCCCGGCGGCGGGCAATGGCATCGAGACGGTTTCCCACTGGAATCCGTCGGACTTTACTGCCGAACCTACGATCCAATGCTATCACGTGCCCATCGTCGCAACTGGCGGCGTCAGCCCGACGGGAGACCGTTCCGGCATCACTTTCGAACTCGTGGTGCTTCAGCCCAAGAGCCGTGGCTGGGTGCGGTTGGCCGACAGCCACCCGACGTCGATGCCCCTCATCAATCCGAACTTCATGGGCGAGGAGGAAGACCTGAGGGCCGCAGTGGAATCGGTACGCGCGATCCGCGAGGTTATGGCGCAGGAGTCGTTGGCGCCGGTGATCGAGGAGGAGATCGATCCCGGCCCGCACATCCAATCCGATGCAGAGATCGGCGAATGGGTGAAGGGTGCAGTGACGACGATGTTTCACCCGGTTGGCACGTGCCGGATGGGGCAGGATGCGCGAGCAGTGGTTGACGCGAGGCTCAGGGTCCGAGGGGTCGACGGCCTCCGGGTAATTGACGCCTCGATCATGCCGAACATCACTAGCGGCAATACCAACGCCCCAACCCAGGCACTCGCGCGCCATGCCGCGGCGATGCTGGTCGAGGATCTCAAACAGTCTTGA
- a CDS encoding nitroreductase family protein, with amino-acid sequence MTNAVIDCILSRSAAKYYDPAATLSDEEIRELVRIGTTAPTSFHLQNWRFIAVRTPEAKARLSPIAWSQPAITEAAVTFIVCGQLADSGVIPDRLAPLVKAGIMPAEMVPEWEIPARDLYMEYPQRQRDEAVRTGTFGAAAMIYAARSLGLGSTPMIGFDAEAVHREFGLSKDEVPVMLLSVGPERPGNWPQKPRRPVSDVLELV; translated from the coding sequence ATGACTAACGCCGTCATCGACTGTATCTTGAGCCGAAGCGCGGCCAAGTATTACGACCCCGCCGCCACTTTGAGCGACGAAGAAATCCGTGAGCTGGTGCGGATCGGCACCACTGCGCCGACATCTTTCCATTTGCAGAATTGGCGCTTCATCGCTGTGCGCACGCCGGAAGCCAAAGCGCGACTGAGTCCGATCGCTTGGAGTCAACCGGCGATCACCGAGGCGGCCGTTACCTTCATCGTCTGCGGCCAACTGGCCGACTCCGGCGTAATACCAGATCGTCTGGCGCCTCTGGTGAAAGCCGGCATCATGCCTGCGGAGATGGTGCCAGAATGGGAGATCCCCGCACGCGATCTGTACATGGAGTATCCGCAGCGCCAGCGCGACGAAGCAGTACGCACCGGCACCTTCGGCGCGGCCGCGATGATCTATGCGGCCCGTTCGCTTGGGCTGGGTTCGACGCCGATGATCGGTTTCGACGCTGAGGCAGTGCACCGCGAGTTCGGGCTGAGTAAGGACGAAGTACCGGTCATGCTGTTGTCCGTTGGGCCGGAGCGCCCGGGAAATTGGCCGCAGAAGCCGCGCCGCCCGGTGAGCGACGTGCTCGAACTCGTGTGA
- a CDS encoding antibiotic biosynthesis monooxygenase, whose translation MFSVIFETLPNRENWNDYLHNVKILRPELELVDGFVDNVRYRSLTREGWILSLSNWRDEKSLVRWRTCRSHHEVQQEGRDKILADYRLRIGQITADNQVPPGYALSEQRLDETEVGEGTTVTLINATRPAEWKRTNNAYECAERLGLNPWAAESTSWDIFDAFTSGDLILLMSWKNAAAAQAYEDTSVLDDGARVRRVRIVRDYGKYDRREAPQYFSEAKGGEAIHP comes from the coding sequence ATGTTTTCAGTGATTTTCGAGACGCTGCCCAATAGAGAGAACTGGAATGACTATCTCCACAACGTTAAGATACTGCGTCCCGAGCTTGAGCTGGTCGATGGCTTCGTCGACAACGTCCGTTACCGTAGCCTGACCCGCGAGGGCTGGATCCTTTCACTGTCGAACTGGCGGGATGAGAAGTCGCTCGTGCGCTGGCGCACCTGCAGGTCCCATCATGAGGTTCAGCAGGAGGGCCGCGACAAAATCCTTGCTGATTACCGCCTGCGCATCGGCCAGATCACTGCTGACAATCAAGTGCCGCCGGGGTACGCCCTCTCCGAGCAAAGGCTCGATGAGACCGAAGTCGGCGAGGGAACGACGGTCACTCTGATTAACGCGACTCGCCCCGCGGAATGGAAGCGGACCAACAACGCCTACGAATGCGCCGAGCGGCTCGGCCTGAATCCATGGGCCGCCGAAAGCACGTCCTGGGATATCTTCGATGCTTTCACGTCCGGCGATCTGATTCTGCTCATGTCTTGGAAGAACGCGGCTGCAGCGCAGGCGTACGAAGACACTTCCGTGCTGGATGACGGCGCAAGGGTTCGGAGAGTACGGATTGTACGCGACTACGGGAAGTACGACCGTCGCGAGGCGCCTCAGTATTTCTCTGAGGCCAAGGGCGGCGAGGCCATCCACCCCTGA
- a CDS encoding NADP-dependent oxidoreductase, which translates to MKAIIVTNQAAGTTGMKLGERSQPQAAINDVVVEVHASGFVGTELAWPSTWTDRSDRDRTPSVPGHELAGVVTAVGYGTTGLSLGQRVFGLADWYRDGTLAEYVAVEARNLAPLPGDVDFTVGASLPISGLTAWQGLFDHGRLRAGQSVLAHGAAGAVGSMVTQLAREAGAYVIGTGRAADRQKALDFGAQEFVDLENDALEDVGDVDLVFDLIGGDIGKRSARLVRAGGTLVSIVGPSETRPANVLTIDFVVESDRAQLSEIVQRVRDGRLRTNIGIVSPLHEAVAAFNQTERINGKKIILVRP; encoded by the coding sequence ATGAAAGCGATTATAGTGACCAACCAGGCCGCGGGAACGACCGGAATGAAGCTGGGAGAGCGGTCCCAGCCGCAGGCCGCGATAAACGACGTTGTCGTTGAGGTTCATGCGTCAGGATTCGTTGGGACTGAGCTGGCGTGGCCCTCGACCTGGACTGATCGTAGCGACCGCGACCGGACGCCGTCGGTCCCCGGGCACGAGTTGGCCGGAGTGGTCACCGCCGTCGGATATGGCACGACAGGGCTGTCGCTCGGGCAGCGAGTGTTCGGCCTCGCCGACTGGTACCGCGATGGTACCTTGGCGGAGTACGTCGCGGTCGAGGCACGCAATCTCGCGCCGCTGCCGGGCGACGTGGACTTCACGGTTGGCGCGAGCTTGCCGATCTCGGGCCTGACTGCATGGCAGGGACTGTTCGATCACGGTCGCCTCAGGGCGGGCCAGAGCGTCCTCGCGCACGGCGCCGCTGGCGCAGTCGGTTCGATGGTGACCCAGCTCGCACGCGAGGCCGGTGCCTACGTCATCGGAACCGGACGCGCCGCGGATCGTCAGAAAGCGCTCGACTTCGGCGCGCAAGAGTTCGTCGACCTCGAGAACGACGCCTTGGAAGACGTCGGCGACGTCGATCTGGTATTCGATCTTATTGGCGGCGACATCGGAAAGCGGTCCGCGCGGCTGGTTAGAGCCGGAGGGACGCTGGTGTCCATTGTCGGGCCGAGCGAGACACGGCCCGCCAACGTCTTGACAATCGACTTTGTTGTCGAGTCCGATCGCGCCCAACTAAGTGAGATCGTCCAGCGGGTGCGAGACGGACGGCTGCGGACGAACATCGGTATCGTCTCGCCGCTCCACGAGGCTGTGGCCGCCTTTAACCAGACCGAGCGGATCAACGGGAAGAAAATCATCCTCGTTCGTCCGTGA
- a CDS encoding LysR family transcriptional regulator, with translation MHLQFHQVRYFLALARTLNFTQAAKQCNVTQPALTKAVHKLEEELGGALIHRERRFTQLTELGKMILPTLEQVFAAAEAVRLQARSYQKKTIARLKIGLSPSISAALITEVLWELTTTIPDLRFDLREADANGLVTMLLDGEINAALVGDAMELPERIDRWPLFEERYMLVLPREHVMARKSVIPLQDLHELILLERVGCDVASRFVRTCLVNHQGPKVVHSSDQERHLQQMASAGFGAILAPEHAPRLPSLAAIPIEGDPVRCEVQLLAVAGRRYSPALDAFIKIARARDWTGVLDTIRNASAPASNNDNIRRPDAQATSSLFESRLRADRSRDPRIIRSEDREARKVSHPHSVERR, from the coding sequence ATGCATCTGCAGTTCCATCAGGTGCGATACTTCTTGGCCCTCGCAAGGACGCTCAATTTTACGCAAGCGGCAAAGCAATGCAATGTGACTCAGCCAGCACTGACAAAGGCGGTTCACAAGCTGGAGGAAGAGCTCGGCGGAGCGTTGATTCACCGTGAACGTCGTTTCACCCAACTCACCGAGTTGGGCAAGATGATTTTGCCCACACTCGAGCAAGTATTTGCCGCCGCGGAGGCGGTACGGCTTCAGGCGCGAAGCTATCAAAAAAAGACAATCGCCAGGCTCAAAATAGGACTGTCGCCATCCATCTCGGCCGCACTCATTACGGAAGTGCTCTGGGAGCTCACCACGACCATCCCTGATCTACGTTTCGATCTGCGCGAAGCCGATGCCAATGGGCTCGTTACGATGCTCTTGGATGGCGAAATCAATGCGGCACTCGTCGGCGACGCTATGGAGCTACCTGAGCGTATCGATCGCTGGCCGCTGTTCGAAGAGCGGTACATGCTCGTCCTCCCTCGGGAACATGTAATGGCGAGGAAATCCGTCATCCCGCTACAAGACTTGCACGAGTTGATTTTACTCGAAAGGGTAGGATGCGATGTCGCAAGTAGATTCGTGCGGACTTGTCTTGTCAACCATCAAGGTCCAAAAGTTGTGCACAGCAGCGATCAGGAACGGCATCTTCAGCAAATGGCATCCGCCGGTTTTGGAGCCATCCTAGCCCCAGAGCACGCTCCCAGGCTGCCATCGCTCGCCGCTATTCCGATTGAGGGCGATCCCGTCCGGTGCGAGGTGCAGCTCTTGGCCGTGGCGGGGAGGCGGTATTCGCCAGCGCTTGACGCCTTCATCAAAATTGCCCGTGCTCGCGATTGGACGGGTGTGCTGGACACAATCCGCAACGCATCTGCACCTGCCTCGAACAACGACAACATTCGCAGGCCCGATGCACAAGCCACAAGCTCCCTGTTTGAGTCACGGCTCCGAGCCGATCGCTCACGAGATCCTCGGATAATTCGGAGCGAAGATCGGGAAGCACGGAAAGTCTCGCACCCTCACTCAGTCGAGCGGCGGTGA